In Deinococcus cellulosilyticus NBRC 106333 = KACC 11606, a single window of DNA contains:
- a CDS encoding MmyB family transcriptional regulator, which translates to MTLETSLGEYLQTLRQRYQKSLHGLEQATGYSRQYLRMLETHRRSNPSLRFIRALTSALPLTLEEQQTLLQLSGHARPEAHPEPLERTQVSVFLRDFVTLHPAPTLLHDALWQVQAVSPSMQSLLHLVGLISHPPLVEALYRLQHSGRIHDWEVWIRFMLSQFKHDSLPLRGTPAYQEQIQHLGQFSGFREMWAHLDPALDDASSMPIHYTLQGSVTVHLEVIRLKVVGEALWTVSFMPADEPTRQFLRTLG; encoded by the coding sequence ATGACCTTAGAGACCAGCCTTGGCGAATACCTGCAAACCCTGCGCCAGCGGTACCAGAAATCGCTGCATGGACTTGAACAGGCCACCGGATACTCCCGGCAGTACCTGCGCATGCTGGAAACCCACAGGCGCAGCAACCCTTCTCTGCGGTTCATCCGGGCCCTCACCTCGGCGCTTCCCCTCACCCTGGAAGAGCAGCAGACTTTGCTTCAGCTCAGCGGTCACGCCCGGCCTGAAGCCCACCCGGAGCCTTTAGAACGCACCCAGGTCAGTGTGTTCTTGCGGGATTTCGTGACCCTTCACCCTGCACCGACCTTGCTGCACGACGCCCTGTGGCAGGTGCAGGCGGTCAGTCCCAGCATGCAGTCCCTGCTTCACCTCGTGGGCCTGATCTCCCATCCCCCTCTGGTGGAAGCCCTGTACCGTTTGCAGCACTCTGGAAGGATTCACGACTGGGAGGTGTGGATTCGCTTCATGCTCTCCCAGTTCAAGCACGACAGCCTTCCCCTGAGGGGCACACCGGCCTATCAGGAGCAGATCCAGCACCTGGGTCAATTTTCAGGTTTCCGGGAGATGTGGGCGCACCTCGACCCTGCCCTCGATGATGCCTCCAGCATGCCCATCCACTACACCCTGCAGGGCTCTGTCACCGTGCACCTCGAAGTGATCCGTCTGAAAGTGGTCGGGGAGGCCCTCTGGACGGTCAGTTTCATGCCTGCGGATGAACCCACCCGGCAGTTTTTGCGCACCCTGGGGTAA
- a CDS encoding FAD-binding oxidoreductase produces the protein MKRWNGWGNIQTENPPSAHTLEFLQQVLGPGTSQQSLSFEEACAKVPDSRLTESPLWDTRRETRVRYARGQSLPDLIATRTGLELHFPDGVAFPQSTEEVETLVQEALQNGWTLIPYGGGTSVAGHINPPMQEKPVLTVSLERMNRLLSVDTESHLARFQAGVRGVDLEAQLRAHGFTLGHFPQSFEYSTLGGWIVTRSSGQQSLRYGRIEQLFAGGLAVTPQGRWELPPLPASAAGMDLRQLLLGSEGRLGILTEATVRITPLPEQEVFHAAFLPDWQQAMQCVRELVQKRIPLSMLRLSTPRETEANLIMAGKPRAVQALKKLLSVKGIGDFRCMLLYGMTGTKPEVRHLKGQVQRVLQKHGGMDTGTLLGKGWQHNRFRAPYLRNHLWEHGHAIDTLETCTTWERLEDTRLGIEEALQNALRDENEKVFAFTHLSHLYPSGSSLYTTYAFRIDPDPEVTLQRWKKLKSAASRAIVQHGATISHQHGVGRDHAPYLPPEKGNIGMKLMHTVVDHLDPQRIFPEGVLLPEEV, from the coding sequence ATGAAACGCTGGAACGGCTGGGGCAACATTCAGACCGAAAATCCGCCTTCTGCCCACACCCTGGAATTCCTGCAGCAGGTGCTGGGACCTGGGACCTCCCAGCAGAGCCTCTCTTTCGAGGAAGCGTGTGCAAAGGTCCCAGACAGCCGCCTGACCGAATCTCCCCTGTGGGACACCCGCAGGGAAACGCGGGTGCGCTACGCAAGAGGGCAGAGCCTCCCGGACCTGATCGCCACCCGCACAGGCCTGGAACTGCATTTTCCAGATGGTGTCGCTTTCCCGCAAAGCACCGAAGAGGTGGAGACCCTGGTGCAAGAGGCCCTGCAAAATGGCTGGACTTTGATTCCTTATGGAGGGGGAACCAGTGTGGCAGGGCACATCAACCCACCCATGCAGGAAAAACCCGTGCTGACCGTCAGCCTGGAACGCATGAATCGCCTGCTTTCGGTGGACACAGAGAGCCACCTGGCCCGCTTTCAGGCCGGGGTGCGCGGGGTGGACCTTGAGGCACAGCTCAGGGCACACGGGTTCACCCTCGGGCACTTCCCGCAGTCTTTTGAGTACAGCACCCTCGGGGGATGGATTGTCACCCGATCCAGCGGTCAGCAGAGCCTGCGGTATGGTCGCATTGAACAGCTTTTCGCCGGAGGTCTGGCGGTCACCCCACAGGGACGCTGGGAGCTCCCTCCCTTGCCCGCGAGTGCCGCCGGAATGGACCTCAGGCAACTCCTTCTCGGATCTGAGGGGCGTCTGGGCATCCTCACCGAGGCCACCGTACGGATCACCCCTCTGCCTGAGCAGGAGGTCTTTCATGCGGCATTCCTTCCCGACTGGCAGCAGGCCATGCAGTGTGTGCGGGAACTGGTCCAGAAGCGCATTCCCCTCAGCATGCTCAGGCTCAGCACCCCCCGTGAGACCGAGGCCAACCTGATCATGGCCGGGAAGCCCCGGGCTGTGCAGGCCCTCAAAAAGCTGCTCTCGGTCAAGGGCATCGGGGATTTTCGCTGCATGCTGCTTTACGGCATGACAGGCACAAAACCTGAAGTCCGGCACCTGAAAGGCCAGGTCCAGAGGGTGCTGCAGAAGCACGGCGGCATGGACACCGGAACCCTGCTCGGCAAGGGCTGGCAGCACAACCGCTTCAGGGCCCCCTACCTCAGAAACCACCTGTGGGAGCATGGTCATGCCATTGATACCCTGGAAACCTGCACCACCTGGGAACGGTTGGAAGACACCCGGCTCGGGATTGAGGAAGCCCTGCAAAACGCCCTGAGAGACGAAAACGAGAAGGTTTTTGCCTTCACGCACCTCTCACACCTGTATCCGTCTGGCAGCAGCCTGTACACCACTTATGCTTTCCGAATTGATCCAGACCCTGAAGTCACGTTGCAACGCTGGAAAAAACTGAAAAGTGCAGCGAGCAGGGCCATTGTGCAGCATGGGGCCACCATCAGCCACCAGCATGGGGTGGGCAGGGACCACGCCCCCTACCTGCCTCCAGAGAAAGGGAACATCGGCATGAAGTTGATGCATACGGTGGTGGATCACCTCGACCCCCAGCGAATTTTCCCTGAGGGTGTGCTGCTTCCGGAGGAGGTGTGA
- the fadR gene encoding fatty acid metabolism transcriptional regulator FadR, translated as MIVKPAEHAEKALIERILDGQYPQGSFLPSERDLAGLLGVTRPTLREALQRLSRDGWLEIQQGKPTRVRHYWQEGGLALLGSLATHENITPFIPHLLQIRTDLAPSYTKMAVENNPQAVEQHLSRTPEIPEDFVRFDWELHRLLCLESGNPLYVLVLNGFREVYASAGLLYFQTQDARDLSGNFYRELREAAIQKDALKAAELARTVCLNSQKLWSRGLS; from the coding sequence ATGATTGTGAAACCTGCCGAACATGCCGAAAAAGCCCTGATTGAACGCATCCTGGACGGCCAGTACCCCCAGGGGAGTTTTCTGCCGTCTGAAAGGGATCTGGCTGGGCTTCTGGGGGTCACCCGGCCCACCCTGCGCGAAGCCCTGCAACGCCTTTCCCGCGATGGCTGGCTGGAGATCCAGCAGGGCAAACCCACCCGGGTGAGGCATTACTGGCAGGAAGGAGGTCTGGCCTTGCTGGGCAGCCTCGCCACCCATGAGAACATCACCCCCTTCATTCCCCACCTGCTGCAGATCCGCACCGATCTGGCCCCCAGCTACACAAAAATGGCCGTTGAGAACAACCCCCAGGCTGTTGAGCAGCACCTTTCCCGGACCCCAGAAATCCCTGAAGACTTCGTGCGTTTTGACTGGGAACTCCACCGCCTGCTGTGCCTGGAAAGTGGAAATCCGCTTTACGTGCTCGTGCTCAATGGGTTCCGTGAGGTGTACGCCAGTGCGGGCCTCCTGTACTTCCAGACCCAGGACGCCCGTGACCTCTCTGGAAACTTCTACAGGGAGCTCAGGGAAGCAGCCATCCAGAAAGACGCTTTAAAAGCAGCAGAACTCGCCCGCACCGTGTGCCTGAACAGCCAGAAGCTGTGGTCCAGAGGGCTGTCATGA
- a CDS encoding Zn-dependent alcohol dehydrogenase encodes MIQAALLREVGTSPEVVSVDLQAPGPGQVQVRVKAAGLCQSDLSVIYGKIPQLTPLILGHEGAGVVEQVGEGVTGFQVGEHVIFNWVPSCGHCWYCEHERTDLCEEAFMQMTLGTQTDGSTPFALQGEEVYQFSQTSCFAEQTVVPENALVKIDRDLPFEVAAVMGCAVLTGFGAVKHTAQVTPGSTVAVIGCGGVGLNVIQTAKLMGATTIIAMDRTEQKLQDARDFGATHTLNPLHTPDLIGATLDLTDQLGVDFAFEVVGRPETIQQAYGLARKGGKVIVVGVASPDQEVTFNAFALPAESKVITGSWYGQARMEEDIPEITRLYQEGKLKLQELISHRYPLEQLHEAIHTLEAGEARRIILLPGGV; translated from the coding sequence ATGATTCAGGCGGCTCTGCTCAGGGAGGTGGGGACATCCCCCGAAGTGGTCTCTGTGGATTTACAGGCACCAGGACCAGGACAGGTGCAGGTGCGGGTCAAAGCTGCAGGCCTGTGCCAGTCGGACCTCAGCGTGATTTACGGCAAAATCCCACAACTCACCCCCCTGATCCTCGGGCATGAAGGGGCAGGGGTGGTCGAGCAGGTCGGTGAAGGGGTGACCGGGTTTCAGGTGGGAGAACATGTGATTTTCAACTGGGTGCCCTCCTGCGGCCACTGCTGGTACTGCGAGCATGAACGCACGGACCTGTGCGAAGAGGCCTTCATGCAGATGACCCTTGGGACCCAGACCGATGGCAGCACCCCTTTTGCCCTGCAGGGTGAAGAGGTCTACCAGTTCAGCCAGACCTCGTGTTTCGCAGAGCAGACGGTGGTTCCGGAAAATGCCCTGGTGAAAATCGACAGGGATTTGCCGTTCGAGGTGGCCGCAGTGATGGGCTGTGCAGTCCTCACCGGATTCGGGGCCGTAAAGCACACCGCACAGGTGACTCCGGGTTCCACGGTGGCGGTCATTGGGTGCGGAGGGGTGGGCCTGAACGTGATCCAGACTGCGAAACTGATGGGAGCCACAACCATCATCGCCATGGACCGGACCGAACAGAAACTGCAGGACGCCCGCGACTTCGGGGCCACCCACACCCTGAACCCCCTCCACACCCCGGACCTGATCGGGGCGACCCTCGACCTGACCGATCAACTCGGGGTGGATTTCGCCTTTGAGGTGGTGGGCAGGCCTGAAACCATCCAGCAGGCTTATGGCCTTGCCCGCAAGGGTGGAAAGGTCATCGTGGTCGGGGTGGCATCACCAGATCAGGAAGTCACCTTCAATGCCTTTGCCCTGCCTGCAGAAAGCAAGGTCATCACTGGAAGCTGGTACGGTCAGGCCCGCATGGAAGAAGACATCCCCGAAATCACCCGCCTGTACCAGGAGGGAAAACTCAAACTGCAGGAACTGATCAGCCACCGCTACCCCCTCGAACAGTTGCATGAGGCCATCCACACGCTGGAGGCCGGGGAGGCCCGAAGGATCATCTTGCTGCCAGGAGGCGTCTGA
- a CDS encoding FGGY-family carbohydrate kinase, whose amino-acid sequence MKHLLSIDNGTQSLRALLFTPDGQLLASHRVSFSPYESPEPGWAEKDPLVYWNAAGTACQALWDQGFSPEDVLGVAVTTQRGTVVNVDHKGHPLRPAMLWLDQRQATQLPTLPWLYRAGVGLLGLQDTIKYVQGQAEANWLREHQPELWERTHKYLLLSGYLNFKLTGQFVDSAAAQVGYLPFDYRQQRWAHPLDLKRHIAPILQSKLPDLKPAGQVLGHITPSASTHTGLKVGTPVVSCAADKACEALGSGIFKPGQAAISYGTTASITTTSRKYCEIEPFIPPYPSALPGQYNPEVQTFRGFWMVSWFKEEFGLQEVMHAEQHGLPAEVLFDRLIEEVPPGSYGLMLQPYWTPGLRRPAPDAKGAIIGFGDVHKRPHLYRAILEGLAYSMREGKERLERKTHQKIREIRIAGGGAQSDQIMQITANVLNLQVSRTHTPEASGLGAAITVAVGLGVHRDFATALKQMTRPGRIFQPQTAATSTYDALYCRVYRHMYPQLSQLYREIQNITGYPRSC is encoded by the coding sequence ATGAAACACCTGCTCTCCATTGACAACGGCACCCAGAGCCTCAGGGCCCTGCTTTTCACCCCGGATGGACAGTTGCTGGCCTCCCATCGGGTGAGCTTTTCTCCGTATGAAAGCCCTGAACCGGGATGGGCAGAAAAAGACCCGCTGGTGTACTGGAATGCCGCAGGGACAGCGTGTCAGGCCCTGTGGGACCAGGGGTTTTCTCCCGAAGATGTGCTGGGCGTGGCGGTCACCACCCAGCGTGGGACGGTGGTCAACGTGGACCACAAAGGCCATCCCCTCAGGCCCGCCATGCTGTGGCTCGATCAGCGTCAGGCCACCCAGTTGCCCACACTGCCCTGGCTGTACCGTGCAGGAGTCGGTCTGCTGGGATTGCAGGACACCATCAAATACGTCCAGGGACAGGCAGAGGCCAACTGGCTCAGAGAACACCAGCCTGAACTCTGGGAGCGGACCCACAAGTACTTGCTGCTCTCCGGGTACCTGAATTTCAAACTGACCGGTCAGTTCGTGGACAGTGCTGCAGCACAGGTGGGGTACCTGCCTTTCGATTACCGCCAGCAGAGATGGGCGCACCCCCTGGACCTCAAAAGGCACATTGCGCCCATCTTGCAGAGCAAATTGCCAGACCTGAAACCTGCTGGACAGGTGCTTGGGCACATCACCCCTTCTGCCAGCACACACACGGGCCTGAAGGTGGGCACACCTGTGGTGTCCTGTGCGGCAGACAAGGCCTGTGAAGCGCTGGGAAGTGGCATCTTCAAACCCGGACAGGCCGCCATCAGTTACGGAACCACGGCCAGCATCACCACCACCTCCAGAAAGTACTGCGAGATCGAGCCATTCATTCCCCCTTACCCCAGTGCCCTGCCCGGACAGTACAACCCGGAAGTGCAGACGTTCCGGGGCTTCTGGATGGTCTCCTGGTTCAAGGAGGAGTTCGGACTGCAGGAGGTGATGCACGCCGAACAGCACGGTCTCCCAGCCGAAGTGCTCTTTGACCGCCTGATCGAGGAGGTGCCTCCAGGCAGCTACGGCCTGATGTTGCAACCGTACTGGACGCCAGGCCTGCGCAGACCTGCCCCGGATGCCAAAGGGGCCATCATCGGGTTTGGGGATGTGCACAAGAGGCCCCACCTGTACCGGGCCATTCTGGAAGGTCTGGCGTACAGCATGCGGGAAGGCAAAGAACGCCTGGAGCGCAAAACCCACCAGAAGATCCGTGAAATCCGCATTGCCGGAGGTGGGGCGCAGAGCGACCAGATCATGCAGATCACCGCAAATGTTCTGAACCTGCAAGTCTCCCGCACCCACACCCCGGAAGCATCCGGTCTTGGGGCGGCCATCACCGTGGCGGTGGGCCTAGGGGTGCATCGGGATTTTGCAACTGCCCTGAAGCAGATGACCCGTCCAGGGCGCATTTTTCAGCCCCAGACTGCTGCCACTTCCACCTATGATGCACTTTACTGTCGGGTGTATCGGCACATGTACCCACAGCTTTCTCAGCTGTACCGGGAGATTCAGAACATCACAGGGTATCCCCGGTCTTGCTGA
- a CDS encoding aldehyde dehydrogenase family protein, translating to MRFEGKIFLNGQLCDSASNGTFSVENPATGEVFAQAAQATPEDVDHAVRLAREAFENRIWTGMDPLERTRILCRAASLLRERSEELADLMVQEHGMTRSYAEWLEIPMSANALDYFATLIPNTGGQTVPFSLAGPQGDYLTFTQKEPVGIAGLITPWNFPLLMPVWKLGPALAAGCPCILKPAPETPFTSLFLAEILTEAGVPEGMIAVLPGGDDTGKAIVAHPQIPKIAFTGETTTGKNIMQAASGYLKRVTLELGGKSPNIIFEDANLEHAISGVLFGIFLNSGQVCQAGSRILVHKSIHDDFVQQLAERARALTIGPADAMPDLGPVISHEQQCRIDGHVQNAIKAGAVLHAGGEKPTSPGYFYPPTVLSGVTPDMPIAQEEVFGPVSVVIPFEDEAEVLRIANGTLYGLAAAVWTSDLKRALRMTRNLQAGTVWVNTYQLLSPTLPFGGFKHSGLGRELGQQALEAYLETKSVIIDLNDTPMQYF from the coding sequence ATGCGCTTTGAGGGCAAAATCTTTCTGAATGGACAGTTGTGTGACTCTGCCAGCAACGGGACTTTTTCGGTGGAGAATCCGGCCACCGGAGAGGTGTTCGCACAGGCAGCACAGGCCACACCTGAAGATGTGGACCATGCGGTCCGTCTGGCCCGCGAGGCTTTCGAGAACCGCATCTGGACGGGAATGGACCCCCTGGAGCGCACCCGCATCCTCTGCAGGGCCGCAAGCCTGCTGAGGGAACGGTCAGAGGAACTCGCCGATCTGATGGTGCAGGAACATGGCATGACCCGCAGTTATGCCGAATGGCTGGAAATTCCCATGAGTGCCAACGCCCTGGATTACTTCGCCACCCTGATTCCCAACACAGGAGGCCAGACCGTGCCTTTCAGTCTGGCCGGGCCACAGGGCGATTACCTGACCTTCACCCAGAAAGAACCGGTGGGAATCGCAGGGCTCATCACCCCCTGGAATTTTCCCCTTTTGATGCCCGTCTGGAAGCTGGGTCCAGCCCTCGCTGCAGGCTGTCCGTGCATCCTGAAACCTGCTCCCGAAACCCCCTTCACCAGCCTGTTTCTGGCGGAGATCCTCACCGAAGCAGGGGTCCCGGAAGGCATGATCGCCGTGCTTCCCGGCGGAGACGATACCGGAAAGGCCATTGTGGCCCACCCACAGATCCCCAAAATCGCCTTCACCGGAGAGACCACCACCGGAAAAAACATCATGCAGGCCGCTTCAGGGTACCTGAAACGGGTGACATTGGAGCTTGGCGGCAAGAGCCCCAACATCATTTTTGAAGATGCGAACCTGGAACACGCCATTTCCGGGGTGCTGTTTGGGATTTTCCTGAATTCAGGGCAGGTGTGTCAGGCCGGGAGCCGCATTCTGGTCCACAAAAGCATCCATGACGACTTTGTTCAGCAACTCGCTGAGCGGGCCAGAGCCCTGACCATTGGACCTGCCGACGCGATGCCTGACCTCGGTCCTGTGATCAGCCATGAGCAGCAATGCCGCATTGATGGGCACGTGCAAAACGCCATCAAAGCAGGTGCAGTCCTGCACGCAGGCGGAGAAAAACCAACTTCTCCGGGGTACTTCTACCCGCCCACGGTGCTCTCGGGGGTTACGCCAGACATGCCCATCGCGCAGGAGGAGGTCTTTGGCCCCGTCAGCGTGGTGATTCCCTTCGAAGACGAGGCAGAGGTCCTCAGGATCGCCAACGGCACCCTTTACGGTCTGGCTGCCGCTGTGTGGACCTCAGACCTCAAACGGGCCCTGCGCATGACCCGAAACCTGCAGGCAGGAACCGTGTGGGTGAACACCTACCAGCTGCTCAGCCCAACCTTGCCCTTTGGGGGCTTCAAGCACTCCGGTCTGGGCCGTGAACTTGGGCAGCAGGCCCTGGAAGCCTACCTGGAAACCAAAAGCGTGATCATCGACCTGAACGACACCCCCATGCAGTACTTCTGA
- a CDS encoding alginate O-acetyltransferase AlgX-related protein, translating into MRFPLLCTLAFFCTGISAAQQLCDEAFFPSQYRTNDRWAMLAHQGKDGWLFGEMDWQVPQRNLDSREHLQQLVQAFKKQGTQVVMVDVPPRLPVHQNKLDPSRRPRPFSAQEYRNNYAALHRELQKLGIIAPNLLEDALKYKAGPYFQKTDHHWTTEAAKHVAGLIAKEILKLPAAKKIPGVPSTLKITRRPNNGSYARMANTICNSGYKDEVINSYEAVEKQQGSLLGEVSPDVVVVGTSFSERHEYTTDNSFPETLKHALQKDVLNAAVEGGGSFAALEAYLMSETYQKHRPRVLVWENTFYNGEINNSWALWRLIPLVRGGCSSTVAWKGTGNLSRRLTIDLPRSLKLGKDYALKLQFSDTRLLKFQTTLDYAVGSVGLQTERSWRIPNNGEYYTLLVRPDPMERITVHFEGSQPSGTYSAVLCKLK; encoded by the coding sequence ATGCGTTTCCCCCTGCTTTGCACCCTGGCTTTCTTCTGCACGGGCATTTCTGCAGCCCAGCAACTCTGTGATGAAGCATTTTTCCCCAGCCAGTACCGAACCAATGACCGCTGGGCCATGCTCGCCCACCAGGGCAAGGATGGCTGGCTTTTTGGTGAAATGGACTGGCAGGTGCCGCAGCGCAACCTCGACAGCCGGGAGCACCTGCAGCAACTTGTGCAAGCCTTCAAGAAACAGGGCACCCAGGTGGTGATGGTGGATGTTCCCCCCAGACTTCCGGTGCACCAGAACAAACTGGACCCCTCCCGCCGTCCCAGGCCCTTCTCGGCGCAGGAGTACCGCAACAATTACGCGGCTCTGCACAGGGAACTGCAGAAACTGGGCATCATCGCACCGAATTTGCTGGAAGACGCCCTGAAGTACAAAGCAGGCCCCTACTTCCAGAAAACCGACCACCACTGGACCACCGAGGCCGCAAAGCACGTGGCAGGCCTCATTGCAAAAGAGATCCTGAAACTCCCGGCAGCCAAAAAGATCCCCGGTGTCCCCTCCACCCTGAAGATCACCCGCAGGCCCAACAACGGCAGTTACGCCCGCATGGCCAACACCATCTGCAACTCCGGGTACAAGGATGAGGTCATCAACAGTTATGAGGCTGTGGAAAAACAGCAGGGAAGCCTTCTGGGTGAGGTCTCCCCGGATGTGGTGGTGGTGGGCACCAGTTTCAGCGAACGCCACGAGTACACCACCGACAACTCCTTTCCGGAAACACTCAAGCACGCCCTGCAAAAAGACGTGCTGAATGCTGCCGTGGAAGGAGGAGGATCTTTTGCTGCTCTGGAAGCCTACCTGATGTCAGAAACCTACCAGAAGCACCGTCCCAGAGTGCTGGTCTGGGAAAACACCTTCTACAATGGTGAAATCAACAATTCCTGGGCCCTGTGGCGCCTGATTCCGCTGGTGCGGGGAGGCTGCAGCAGCACGGTGGCCTGGAAAGGAACGGGCAACCTCTCGCGTCGCCTCACCATCGACCTGCCTCGCAGCCTCAAACTGGGCAAAGATTACGCTCTGAAACTGCAGTTCAGTGACACCCGGCTTCTGAAGTTCCAGACCACCCTGGATTACGCTGTTGGCTCTGTGGGACTCCAGACCGAGCGTTCCTGGCGCATACCCAACAACGGGGAATACTACACCCTGCTTGTGCGCCCCGATCCCATGGAGCGCATCACCGTGCATTTTGAAGGAAGCCAGCCTTCTGGCACCTATTCTGCGGTGCTCTGCAAACTGAAGTAG
- a CDS encoding glycerol-3-phosphate dehydrogenase/oxidase translates to MQSTFDLIVIGGGITGAGLFKEATSRGMRVLLLEKEDYAWGTSGRSSKMVHGGLRYLQHGHLKLTRDSVQERERLLQEAPGLIERIGFLMAVYQEKSVNRLLYGAGLGIYDLMAGNWQHTYHHAEDFQLLAPHLRREGLMGGYQYFDAQTDDARLVLRLIQEGSQAGGTAFNRAPVTGLITRQGQVSGVTYHHAGKEHTAHGLVVNATGVQCDHFREALQEKPRLRPLRGSHLVIPHHRLPTLQALAFQHPADGRNVFVHPWHGHVLIGTTDVDHAAPLHLEPHISPEEQQYLLEGARYAFPGVNLQAADITATWAGVRPVVSSGQKDPSKEAREHLITIEKGLTTVTGGKLTTFRLTAQEALCTMGETFKTDFGTPTTRIFDPCAPMANALVSASTLKRLQGYYGAKTEQVLSGNLTPLHGTQYLQAEVQHAATEQVQHLSDLMLRRLRLGFYLPEGGKPLLPGVRDLAQPVLGWSDSRWEQEENAYLELWASHYQKHHETPALH, encoded by the coding sequence ATGCAAAGCACTTTTGACCTGATCGTGATTGGAGGGGGCATCACCGGGGCGGGCCTCTTCAAGGAAGCCACTTCCCGGGGCATGCGGGTGTTGCTGCTCGAAAAGGAGGATTATGCCTGGGGCACCTCGGGCCGTTCCAGCAAGATGGTGCATGGTGGCCTCAGGTACCTGCAGCACGGCCACCTGAAACTCACCCGCGACAGCGTGCAGGAACGGGAACGCCTGCTTCAGGAGGCTCCGGGGCTCATTGAGCGCATCGGCTTTCTGATGGCGGTCTACCAGGAGAAGAGTGTGAACCGCCTGCTGTACGGTGCAGGGCTCGGGATCTATGACCTGATGGCTGGAAACTGGCAACACACCTACCACCATGCAGAAGACTTTCAACTGCTGGCCCCACACCTCAGAAGAGAAGGCCTGATGGGCGGCTACCAGTACTTTGATGCCCAGACCGATGACGCCAGGCTGGTGCTGCGCCTGATTCAGGAGGGATCTCAGGCTGGAGGGACAGCCTTCAACCGGGCTCCGGTGACAGGACTGATCACCCGACAGGGACAGGTTTCCGGAGTGACCTACCACCATGCAGGAAAAGAGCACACCGCCCACGGTCTGGTGGTCAATGCCACTGGCGTGCAGTGCGACCATTTCCGTGAAGCCCTGCAGGAAAAACCCAGGCTTCGGCCCCTGAGGGGCAGCCATCTGGTGATCCCCCACCACCGGCTTCCCACCTTGCAGGCCCTTGCCTTCCAGCATCCTGCGGATGGTCGCAATGTCTTTGTGCACCCCTGGCACGGGCATGTCCTGATCGGCACCACCGATGTGGACCATGCAGCTCCGTTGCACCTCGAACCCCACATCAGCCCGGAAGAACAACAGTACCTGCTTGAGGGGGCCAGATACGCATTCCCAGGGGTGAACCTGCAAGCAGCAGACATCACCGCCACCTGGGCAGGGGTGCGGCCTGTGGTTTCTTCGGGGCAGAAAGATCCCAGCAAAGAGGCCAGAGAGCACCTGATCACCATCGAAAAAGGCCTGACCACCGTCACGGGGGGCAAACTCACCACCTTCCGCCTGACTGCACAAGAAGCCCTCTGCACCATGGGCGAGACCTTCAAAACAGACTTTGGCACACCCACCACCCGCATCTTTGACCCGTGTGCCCCCATGGCAAATGCTCTGGTTTCTGCAAGCACCCTCAAACGCCTGCAAGGGTACTACGGAGCAAAAACCGAACAGGTGCTCTCTGGAAACCTCACCCCCCTGCATGGCACCCAGTACCTGCAGGCCGAGGTGCAGCACGCGGCCACCGAGCAGGTGCAGCACCTTTCCGACCTGATGCTCCGAAGGCTCCGGCTGGGATTTTACCTCCCTGAAGGCGGAAAACCCCTGCTTCCTGGGGTCCGGGATCTGGCTCAACCCGTGCTGGGCTGGAGTGACAGCCGCTGGGAACAGGAAGAAAACGCCTATCTGGAACTCTGGGCCTCCCACTACCAGAAACACCATGAAACACCTGCTCTCCATTGA